In Limnobaculum parvum, one DNA window encodes the following:
- a CDS encoding YbjN domain-containing protein, whose protein sequence is MDKLIVPDLALMRSWLEQLGIAFFECDSCQALHLPYLQSVDGIFDAKVDLLENVILFSAVAEIRPVALIPLVADLSQINSSSLTTKVFVDVQDDNLPKLVICQSLSAAAGITLEQFHLLLQEAEEQTTQIIMEARANELLTASDNERETEEDIQVLRSITHTIH, encoded by the coding sequence ATGGATAAGCTGATCGTCCCTGATCTGGCCCTAATGCGTAGTTGGCTTGAACAGTTGGGCATCGCCTTTTTCGAATGTGATTCTTGTCAGGCGTTACATTTACCGTACCTGCAAAGCGTGGATGGTATTTTTGATGCTAAAGTCGATCTGCTCGAAAATGTGATTTTGTTCTCTGCCGTAGCGGAAATTCGTCCTGTGGCACTGATCCCTCTGGTTGCGGATCTCAGTCAGATTAACTCCTCGTCATTAACCACTAAAGTATTTGTTGATGTTCAGGATGACAATTTACCTAAGCTGGTTATTTGTCAGTCGTTGAGTGCCGCCGCAGGTATTACGTTAGAACAGTTTCACTTGTTGCTTCAGGAAGCAGAAGAGCAAACTACTCAGATCATTATGGAAGCCAGAGCAAACGAGCTACTGACGGCCAGTGATAACGAGCGTGAAACAGAAGAAGATATTCAGGTGCTTCGCTCAATTACCCATACTATCCATTAA
- a CDS encoding DUF4250 domain-containing protein, whose protein sequence is MQRQNFLAMDPHLLFSIINMKLRDEYESLNDLTRSYDIDQEALIKKLSDAGFQYQPSNNQFR, encoded by the coding sequence ATGCAACGTCAAAATTTTTTAGCTATGGATCCTCACCTGTTATTTAGCATCATTAATATGAAACTAAGAGATGAATATGAATCTCTCAACGACCTGACCCGTAGCTATGATATTGATCAGGAGGCACTAATAAAAAAGTTATCGGATGCTGGCTTTCAATACCAACCATCCAATAACCAATTTCGGTAA
- the nfsA gene encoding oxygen-insensitive NADPH nitroreductase has product MTPTIDLICSHRSIRAFTPQPITDEQRQAIIRAAQSTSSSSFLQCSSIIRVTERDLRLALVEYSGGQKHVAQAAEFWVFCADYHRNQEICPEADLGYAEQLLLGAVDTAMMAQNALTAAESLGLGGVFIGGLRNNIAAVTELLQLPKQVLPLFGLCLGYPDQQPEQKPRLPAEIVVHENSYQPLNRALLAQYDAHIVAYYEARSENKKHVSWSEQIAATVGKERRPFILDYLHKQGWVTR; this is encoded by the coding sequence ATGACGCCGACTATCGATCTTATCTGTTCTCACCGTTCGATCCGCGCTTTTACGCCTCAGCCGATAACCGATGAACAACGCCAAGCAATCATTCGGGCAGCGCAATCAACATCGAGCTCCAGCTTTTTGCAATGCAGTTCGATTATTCGGGTGACCGAGCGAGATTTACGTTTGGCATTGGTTGAATATAGTGGTGGTCAGAAGCATGTAGCTCAGGCAGCCGAGTTTTGGGTGTTTTGTGCTGACTATCATCGTAATCAGGAAATCTGTCCTGAAGCCGATCTGGGCTATGCCGAGCAATTACTGTTGGGGGCGGTAGATACCGCTATGATGGCGCAAAATGCCCTAACGGCAGCAGAATCATTAGGGTTGGGCGGGGTATTTATCGGCGGTTTAAGGAATAATATCGCAGCAGTGACCGAGTTACTGCAATTGCCAAAACAGGTATTGCCGCTATTTGGTTTATGTTTGGGTTATCCTGATCAACAGCCTGAACAGAAACCGCGTTTACCTGCGGAGATTGTGGTGCATGAGAATAGCTACCAGCCGTTAAATCGGGCGTTACTGGCGCAGTATGACGCCCATATTGTGGCTTATTACGAGGCCCGCTCAGAAAATAAAAAGCATGTGAGCTGGAGTGAACAAATCGCTGCGACGGTTGGTAAAGAGCGTCGTCCATTTATTCTCGACTATTTACATAAGCAGGGATGGGTAACTCGCTGA
- a CDS encoding GrxA family glutaredoxin, with product MFVVIFGRPGCPYCVRAKELAEKLSQERDDFSYNYVDIHAEGITKADLEKTVGKPVETVPQIFIDQVHIGGCTDFEAYAKENLSLYQ from the coding sequence ATGTTTGTTGTGATTTTTGGACGTCCTGGATGTCCTTATTGTGTTCGTGCTAAAGAATTAGCAGAAAAATTAAGTCAGGAACGTGACGATTTCAGCTATAACTATGTTGATATTCACGCGGAAGGTATTACTAAAGCTGACTTGGAAAAAACAGTCGGTAAACCAGTAGAAACCGTGCCTCAAATTTTTATCGATCAGGTTCACATTGGCGGCTGCACCGATTTCGAAGCTTACGCAAAAGAAAACCTGAGCCTGTATCAATAA